The genomic stretch CACGGTGCTCGGCGAAGTCGCGGGCTTCGCGATCAGCGCCGCCCAGAACATGAAGCTCCTGCTCTCCGATACGGCGGTCGCGGTCACCCTTCGCCTGACGGACGACACCGCGTTCCCCATCGCGGTCACCGACCGGCTCGACTGCCGCTACCGCCTCGACGGCATGGTTCCGGCGGCCGACGACACGGTTCTCCAGTACGTGACGATCGAGGGAGCCCCACCGGAATCCGTGCTCGACCTCGCCGAGACGTTCTCGGGGGTCGCGGAGGCGCGCCTCGTCTCCGGCGGCGAGAACGGCGGGCTCTTCGAGTTCGCCACCACCGAGGGGCCGGCCGACGTCGCGATCGACGTGGGCGGGACGGTCCGACGGCTCACGTCCGAGGACGGCGAGGCGCGGCTGGTCTGCGAGGTCGCCGCCGACACGGACGTCCGGCGGGTGGTCGACGCCTTCGAGGCGGCCTACCCCGGAACGGCGCTCCTCTCGAAGCGCGCGGTCGAACTCCCCGTCGGGACCGAGGCCGGCTTTCGGCAGGCGGTCGACGACCGACTCACCGAGAAACAGCGCGCGGCCGTGCGGGCGGCGTTCTTCGCGGGCTACTACGACTGGCCGCGCGGCTCGACTGCCGAGGAGCTCGCGGCCTCGATGGGGATCTCCTCGCCGACGCTCCACAGCCACCTCCGGAAGGCCCAGCGAAAGCTCCTGACCGCGTTCCTCGACGAGGACGGGTAGTTCGGACTCGCGTCCGAACCGGCCCGCGCCGCAAAAACCGGCCGGGAGCCAACCTTTTTGCGACAGTGGCCGTATCTCGCGGTATGAACACCCGCGCGGAACTGGTGTCGTTGCTCCGCGAGAACGCCCGATACACGACCGTCGACCTCGCCCGGATGACGGGGGCCG from Halococcus hamelinensis 100A6 encodes the following:
- a CDS encoding bacterio-opsin activator domain-containing protein; amino-acid sequence: MDQRRAEKALAERERRLERQRDELARLDRINVVIQGIIRGLVGAATREEIERTVCERIAASDLYGVAWIAERDGRGDLAVETGAGVEDIAAVATDGGLADPGVRALETGTVQVVEEPSPSAADEPGGSGPVAMVPLSYREVVYGVLGLSATHPDAFAERERAGLTVLGEVAGFAISAAQNMKLLLSDTAVAVTLRLTDDTAFPIAVTDRLDCRYRLDGMVPAADDTVLQYVTIEGAPPESVLDLAETFSGVAEARLVSGGENGGLFEFATTEGPADVAIDVGGTVRRLTSEDGEARLVCEVAADTDVRRVVDAFEAAYPGTALLSKRAVELPVGTEAGFRQAVDDRLTEKQRAAVRAAFFAGYYDWPRGSTAEELAASMGISSPTLHSHLRKAQRKLLTAFLDEDG